The following are encoded together in the Anopheles nili chromosome 3, idAnoNiliSN_F5_01, whole genome shotgun sequence genome:
- the LOC128726195 gene encoding ATP-dependent RNA helicase abstrakt, with product MSAQPLKKYRRESDESEHEEENDKFVPYVPVKQRKKQQLLKLGRIVQLTAEASNVGKSSSENEHEEESTEESWGRKFNISLLDQHTELKKIAEAKKISAVEKQLKEEEKILESVAEKKALMGVAELAKGIQYEDPIKTSWTPPRYILAKPESFHEKIREKLRILTEGDNVPPPLVTFREMKLPKAVLSALAKRNIKKPSPIQVQGIPAVLAGRDLIGIAFTGSGKTLVFVLPIIMFSLEQELRLPFVKREGPYGLIICPSRELAKQTHDIIQYYCRHLQEANMPEIRTVLAIGGVPINDAIAIIQQGAHIMVATPGRLMDMLDKKLVNLDVCRYLCMDEADRMIDMGFEEDVRTIFSYFKGQRQTLLFSATMPKKIQNFAKSALVKPVTINVGRAGAASMNVTQDVEYVKQEAKVVYLLECLQKTSPPVLIFAEKKQDVDAIHEYLLLKGVEAVAIHGGKDQEERYRSVEAFRNQEKDVLVATDVASKGLDFPDVQHVINYDMPDDIENYVHRIGRTGRSGSKGLATTFINKATEQFVLLDLKHLLIEAKQKVPPFLGELCSETEKYADLGDGCSYCGGLGHRITECPKLEAVQSKQASNIGRRDYLSNTAADY from the coding sequence atgtcTGCACAacctttaaaaaaatatagaagAGAGTCCGACGAAAGCGaacatgaagaagaaaatgacaAATTTGTTCCTTACGTTCCTGTAAAGCAGAGGAAAAAACAGCAATTGCTTAAGCTAGGCCGTATTGTTCAACTTACGGCCGAAGCATCCAATGTCGGTAAATCGTCCAGTGAAAATGAACACGAAGAAGAAAGTACAGAAGAATCTTGGGGACGGAAGTTTAACATAAGTCTGTTGGATCAACATACCGAGCTGAAAAAAATTGCAGAAGCCAAAAAAATCAGTGCCGTAGAAAAACAGTtaaaggaagaggaaaaaattcTCGAAAGTGTAGCCGAAAAGAAGGCTCTCATGGGTGTGGCTGAATTGGCTAAAGGCATTCAATATGAAGATCCTATTAAAACTAGCTGGACACCACCCAGATACATTCTTGCAAAGCCAGAATCATTTCACGAAAAAATACGCGAAAAACTACGTATACTTACCGAAGGTGATAATGTACCTCCGCCTTTGGTCACATTTCGCGAAATGAAATTACCTAAGGCGGTACTGTCTGCAttagcaaaaagaaacattaaGAAACCTTCTCCAATTCAAGTTCAAGGAATTCCAGCAGTATTAGCTGGGCGAGATTTGATTGGTATCGCTTTTACGGGCTCAGGAAAAACTCTAGTGTTTGTATTGCCGATTATTATGTTCTCCTTGGAACAAGAATTGCGGTTGCCTTTTGTTAAACGAGAAGGTCCATATGGTTTAATAATCTGTCCGTCGCGAGAATTAGCGAAGCAAACACATGACATCATACAATATTACTGTCGGCATCTACAAGAAGCCAATATGCCTGAAATTCGCACGGTACTTGCTATTGGAGGCGTTCCTATAAACGATGCAATCGCAATTATACAGCAAGGAGCACACATCATGGTTGCCACTCCTGgtcgtttgatggatatgttGGATAAGAAGCTGGTAAATCTCGATGTTTGTCGCTATCTATGCATGGATGAAGCAGATCGTATGATTGACATGGGATTTGAGGAAGACGTTCGTACAATATTTTCTTACTTCAAAGGGCAGCGTCAAACTTTATTGTTTTCTGCGACAATGccgaaaaaaattcaaaatttcgCAAAGTCGGCTCTTGTGAAACCAGTAACAATTAACGTTGGTCGAGCGGGTGCTGCCTCGATGAACGTTACCCAAGACGTAGAATACGTCaaacaagaagcaaaagtGGTATACTTACTCGAATGCTTACAGAAAACTTCACCTCCAGTGCTGATATTTGCAGAGAAAAAACAGGATGTTGATGCTATACATGAGTATTTGCTGTTAAAGGGTGTTGAAGCAGTTGCGATTCACGGAGGAAAGGATCAGGAAGAAAGATACCGCTCGGTCGAAGCTTTTAGAAATCAAGAAAAGGACGTGTTGGTTGCTACTGATGTTGCATCAAAAGGATTGGATTTTCCTGACGTACAGCATGTAATTAATTATGATATGCCCGACGATATCGAGAACTATGTACATCGCATCGGTCGTACGGGTCGGTCAGGCTCAAAAGGTCTAGCAACAACGTTCATCAATAAGGCTACTGAACAATTTGTACTACTAGATTTAAAGCACCTCCtaattgaagcaaaacaaaaggtaCCACCTTTTCTGGGAGAACTTTGTTCAGAAACCGAAAAATACGCTGATCTTGGCGATGGTTGCAGTTACTGTGGTGGACTGGGACATCGTATCACTGAATGTCCCAAGTTAGAAGCAGTGCAGAGTAAGCAGGCTTCAAACATAGGTCGTAGGGATTACTTGTCTAATACAGCGGCTGATTACTAA
- the LOC128725162 gene encoding cytochrome b-c1 complex subunit 9: protein MKLLNNLLLKRTSTYLVGIAGCVFFFERGFDMITDAVFESHNKGKLWKDIKQKYEQ, encoded by the exons ATGAAGCTGCTTAACAATCTGCTGCTCAAGCGTACATCCACGTACCTTGTTGGCATTGCCGGATGCGTATTTTTCTTTGAACGTGGCTTCGATATGATTACCGATGCCGTATTCGAATCCCATAACAAAGGG AAATTGTGGAAGGATATCAAGCAGAAGTACGAGCAATAA